In the Gossypium raimondii isolate GPD5lz chromosome 9, ASM2569854v1, whole genome shotgun sequence genome, one interval contains:
- the LOC105799700 gene encoding uncharacterized protein LOC105799700: MMGQKHLQELLEEDQEPFHLNKYIADRRCQLKKPSPQTHLQLKKPKPISQTSKFPSSFCKNACFFSFHDSPDPRKSPLLGFPSPCKSPNAIFLHIPARTAALLLEAALRIQKHSSSITKHHNGGTGFGFFGSILKRITHRNRNRKREIANDGAKVSVKDILRWDPAVAKNNLSQKKMSSSTSISEDKSGYEMGFSCSYNGRPSSAVWSESNEEKSLDTSCSCSQSEDFEEIFLSEDVFGNSSAFPSCESPFHFVLQRSPSFGHRTPIFSSPATSPGRHQKQDKESYNEVESLKKAQVVEEEEQFSPVSVLDPPFEDDDDRHVNVDDNDGNDSFDLECSYAVVQRTKQQLLHKLRRFEKLAELDPIELEKRMLEQEQDDDDDDDNEHESGSCDDGMVQEVVKTSFHNVPEGMKRLVTDLIGEEETEQSCYGDGEAVAKRVRQRLESWKEVESNTIDMMVGQDLRRSEVDGWKRSELQIRETALEVENAIFGLLMEELSEELVSSSTRV, translated from the exons atgaTGGGTCAGAAGCATTTGCAGGAGTTACTTGAGGAGGATCAAGAGCCATTTCATCTCAACAAGTACATTGCTGATAGGCGTTGTCAGCTGAAGAAACCATCACCTCAGACTCATCTCCAACTGAAGAAACCCAAACCCATCTCTCAAACCTCAAAATTTCCTTCCAGTTTCTGCAAAAACGCTTGCTTTTTCTCCTTCCATGACTCGCCAGACCCCAGGAAGTCTCCATTGTTGGGGTTTCCATCTCCTTGTAAAAGTCCCAATGCCATTTTCCTTCACATCCCAGCTAGAACAGCAGCTCTTCTACTGGAAGCCGCTCTCAGGATTCAAAAGCATTCTTCGTCCATAACCAAACACCACAACGGCGGCACTGGTTTTGGCTTCTTCGGCTCCATTCTGAAGAGGATAACTCACCGTAACAGGAACCGAAAGCGGGAGATAGCTAACGATGGAGCAAAAGTTTCAGTCAAGGACATTTTAAGGTGGGATCCAGCTGTGGCCAAAAACAATCTAAGTCAGAAGAAAATGTCCTCATCGACATCAATATCGGAAGACAAAAGTGGTTATGAAATGGGGTTTTCATGTTCTTACAATGGTAGGCCAAGCAGTGCTGTTTGGTCAGAGAGCAATGAAGAGAAATCCTTGGATACTTCTTGTAGCTGTAGCCAATCCGAGGATTTTGAAGAGATTTTCTTGTCCGAAGATGTTTTTGGAAATAGTTCAGCTTTTCCCTCTTGTGAGAGCCCTTTCCATTTTGTGCTTCAAAGAAGCCCTTCTTTCGGTCACCGGACACCCATCTTTTCTTCGCCGGCGACATCCCCAGGTCGCCACCAAAAACAG GACAAGGAAAGTTATAATGAAGTAGAGAGCTTAAAGAAAGCGCAAgtagtagaagaagaagaacagtTCAGCCCTGTATCTGTTCTGGACCCTCCATTCGAGGACGATGACGATAGACATGTGAATGTTGATGATAATGATGGGAACGACAGTTTTGATCTTGAATGCAGCTATGCAGTTGTACAAA GAACAAAGCAACAGCTACTGCACAAGCTTCGTAGATTTGAGAAACTTGCCGAATTGGATCCAATTGAACTTGAGAAAAGAATGTTAGAACAAGAgcaagatgatgatgatgatgatgataatgagcATGAATCAGGTTCATGTGATGATGGCATGGTCCAAGAAGTAGTTAAAACAAGCTTCCACAATGTCCCAGAAGGCATGAAAAGGCTAGTAACCGATCTTATCGGGGAGGAAGAGACGGAACAAAGCTGCTACGGTGATGGAGAAGCAGTAGCTAAAAGGGTTAGGCAGAGGCTGGAATCATGGAAGGAGGTGGAATCAAACACCATAGACATGATGGTGGGACAAGATTTGAGAAGATCAGAGGTTGATGGTTGGAAGAGAAGTGAATTGCAGATTAGAGAGACAGCATTAGAAGTCGAAAACGCTATCTTCGGACTACTGATGGAAGAATTGTCGGAAGAACTAGTTTCCTCCTCAACCCGAGTTTGA